In Nocardioides dokdonensis FR1436, the following are encoded in one genomic region:
- a CDS encoding alpha/beta hydrolase has product MTDTTTVTTASAAPDTTASPGHREVRFASGGEECVATHVPAAHDGLAGAAGRPVVVMAHGLAGTVDSGLLPFADGLAAAGLDVLAFDYRGFGLSGGRTRQRVSVADQLEDYRAAAQAAAGLPGVDGRRLVLWGVSLAGGHVLAVAAGRDDVAAVVSLTPLVDGAAAGRLALRHHSALTLGRSTVDGVRSRLLASRRGPVMVPVVAEPGQQGALTLAGCKDDYLALAGPSFRNEVDAAVALELGGHRPGKRAAEVTCPLLVQIEDFDRLAPPHAAAKAAVKGRAEVRHYPGDHFDVWPGKAHFDAVLAHQVHFLTRHLVPGTAAG; this is encoded by the coding sequence ATGACCGACACCACCACCGTCACCACCGCCTCGGCGGCCCCGGACACCACCGCTTCCCCCGGGCACCGCGAGGTGCGCTTCGCCTCCGGGGGCGAGGAGTGCGTGGCCACCCACGTGCCGGCCGCCCACGACGGGCTCGCGGGCGCGGCCGGGCGTCCGGTCGTGGTGATGGCCCACGGCCTGGCCGGGACCGTCGACTCCGGGCTGCTGCCCTTCGCCGACGGCCTGGCCGCGGCCGGTCTCGACGTGCTCGCCTTCGACTACCGCGGCTTCGGTCTCTCCGGCGGCCGGACCCGCCAGCGGGTCTCGGTGGCCGACCAGCTCGAGGACTACCGCGCCGCCGCGCAGGCCGCGGCCGGCCTGCCGGGCGTCGACGGGCGCCGCCTCGTGCTCTGGGGCGTCTCGCTCGCCGGCGGGCACGTGCTGGCGGTCGCCGCGGGACGCGACGACGTCGCTGCGGTGGTCTCGCTGACCCCGCTCGTCGACGGCGCCGCGGCCGGCCGACTGGCGCTGCGCCACCACTCGGCGCTGACCCTGGGCCGCTCGACCGTCGACGGGGTGCGCAGCAGGCTGCTGGCCTCCCGCCGGGGCCCGGTCATGGTGCCGGTCGTCGCCGAGCCCGGTCAGCAGGGCGCCTTGACCCTGGCGGGCTGCAAGGACGACTACCTGGCGCTGGCCGGGCCGTCGTTCCGCAACGAGGTCGACGCCGCGGTCGCCCTCGAGCTGGGCGGCCACCGGCCCGGCAAGCGGGCCGCGGAGGTCACCTGCCCGCTGCTGGTGCAGATCGAGGACTTCGACCGGTTGGCGCCGCCGCACGCGGCGGCCAAGGCGGCGGTCAAGGGGCGCGCCGAGGTCCGGCACTACCCGGGCGACCACTTCGACGTGTGGCCGGGCAAGGCGCACTTCGACGCCGTGCTGGCGCACCAGGTCCACTTCCTCACCCGGCACCTGGTGCCAGGGACGGCTGCCGGCTGA